A stretch of Bradyrhizobium sp. CCBAU 53338 DNA encodes these proteins:
- a CDS encoding DUF6481 family protein, with protein sequence MSGFREPGFADRQKAAQDARKNLLNKFKSQPGPDDPAVAAKRAEREALAAKRAEAKATREAEKAEQKRLAEEAAAAEAARIAREAEEAIARQAELEAEQKAKRDARYAARKAKRK encoded by the coding sequence ATGAGTGGATTCAGGGAACCCGGCTTCGCAGACCGGCAAAAGGCGGCGCAGGACGCACGCAAAAATCTTTTGAACAAATTCAAGTCGCAGCCCGGGCCCGATGACCCAGCGGTTGCGGCGAAGCGTGCCGAGCGCGAAGCGCTCGCGGCCAAGCGCGCCGAGGCAAAAGCTACGCGCGAAGCCGAAAAGGCCGAGCAGAAGCGTCTCGCGGAAGAGGCTGCAGCGGCCGAGGCCGCGCGGATAGCCCGTGAGGCAGAGGAAGCGATCGCCAGGCAAGCTGAGCTCGAAGCCGAGCAGAAGGCCAAGCGCGACGCCCGTTACGCCGCCCGCAAGGCCAAGCGGAAGTAA
- a CDS encoding pentapeptide MXKDX repeat protein: protein MTIRTRIVLGVSAAALSLGLALSPAAFAQDKMGKDDGMMKKDTMSKDSMKKDHMSKDDGMKKDTMSKDGMKKDDGMMKKN, encoded by the coding sequence ATGACCATTCGCACCCGCATCGTGCTCGGCGTCTCGGCTGCCGCTCTCTCGCTTGGCCTTGCGCTGTCGCCGGCCGCTTTCGCCCAGGACAAGATGGGCAAGGACGACGGCATGATGAAGAAGGACACGATGTCCAAGGACAGCATGAAGAAAGATCACATGTCCAAGGACGACGGCATGAAGAAGGACACGATGTCGAAGGACGGCATGAAGAAGGACGACGGGATGATGAAGAAGAACTGA